A part of Oryctolagus cuniculus chromosome 4, mOryCun1.1, whole genome shotgun sequence genomic DNA contains:
- the LOC100343532 gene encoding keratin-associated protein 10-12-like isoform X3, whose product MSVCSSNLSYGSNVCMPGSCDPCPDSWQVDDCPESCCEPPCCAPSCCAPAPSVTLVCTPGSCQSACTSSCTPLCCQQSSCQPSCCSSNPCQQPSCVTLCCRPLSCVSVSCVPVCSGSSSPCCQQSSCQSLCCSSNPCEQPSCVTLCCKPVSCVPVSCVPVCSGGSSSCCQQSSCQPSCCSSPCQQPSRVTLCCRPLSCVPVSCVPVCSGSSSPCCQPSCSPSPCQQPSRVTLCCKPLSCVPVCPRPSCCQPSPCPSSCCRPSSCVSLLCRPVCRPACCVPAPSCQPSCCRPASCVPCPSSCCRPSSCVSLLCRPVCRPACCVPAPSCQPSCCRPASCVSLLCRPACSRPACCGLSSGQSCC is encoded by the exons ATGTCCGTCTGCTCCAGCAACCTGAGCTACGGCAGCAACGTCTGCATGCCCGGCTCCTGTGACCCCTGCCCCGACTCCTGGCAGGTGGACGACTGCCCAGAGAGCTGCTGCGAGCCCCCCTGCTGCGCCCCCAGCTGCTGCGCCCCAGCCCCCTCCGTGACCCTCGTCTGCACCCCAGGGAGCTGCCAGTCAGCGTGCACCAGCTCCTGCACGCCCCTGTGCTGCCAGCAGTCTAGCTGCCAGCCCTCGTGCTGCTCCTCCAacccctgccagcagcccagctgtgtgaccctctGCTGCAGGCCCCTGAGCTGTGTGTCCGTCTCCTGTGTGCCCGTCTGCTCTGGAagctcctccccctgctgccaACAGTCTAGCTGCCAGTCCTTGTGCTGCTCCTCCAACCCCTGCGAGcagcccagctgtgtgaccctctGCTGCAAGCCCGTGAGCTGTGTGCCCGTCTCCTGTGTGCCCGTCTGCTCTGggggctcctcctcctgctgccagcAGTCTAGCTGCCAGCCCTCGTGCTGCTCCTccccctgccagcagcccagccGTGTGACCCTCTGCTGCAGGCCCCTGAGCTGTGTGCCCGTCTCCTGTGTGCCCGTCTGCTCTGGGagctcctccccctgctgccagccatcctgcagcccctccccctgccagcagcccagccGTGTGACCCTCTGCTGCAAGCCCCTGAGCTGTGTGCCCGTCTGCCCACGCCCCTCgtgctgccagcccagcccctgcccctcgtcCTGCTGCAGACCCTCCTCCTGCGTGTCCCTGCTCTGCCGCCCCGTGTGCAGGCCCGCCTGCTGCGTGCCCGccccctcctgccagcccagctgctgccgccCGGCCTCCTGCGT cccctgcccctcgtcCTGCTGCAGACCCTCCTCCTGCGTGTCCCTGCTCTGCCGCCCCGTGTGCAGGCCCGCCTGCTGCGTGCCCGccccctcctgccagcccagctgctgccgccCGGCCTCCTGCGTGTCCCTGCTCTGCCGCCCCGCCTGCTCCCGCCCCGCCTGCTGCGGCCTCTCCTCGGGACAGTCCTGCTGCTGA
- the LOC100343532 gene encoding keratin-associated protein 10-12-like isoform X2, whose protein sequence is MSVCSSNLSYGSNVCMPGSCDPCPDSWQVDDCPESCCEPPCCAPSCCAPAPSVTLVCTPGSCQSACTSSCTPLCCQQSSCQPSCCSSNPCQQPSCVTLCCRPLSCVSVSCVPVCSGSSSPCCQQSSCQSLCCSSNPCEQPSCVTLCCKPVSCVPVSCVPVCSGGSSSCCQQSSCQPSCCSSPCQQPSRVTLCCRPLSCVPVSCVPVCSGSSSPCCQPSCSPSPCQQPSRVTLCCKPLSCVPVCPRPSCCQPSPCPSSCCRPSSCVSLLCRPVCRPACCVPAPSCQPACCVPAPSCQPSCCRPASCVSLLCRPACSRPACCGLSSGQSCC, encoded by the exons ATGTCCGTCTGCTCCAGCAACCTGAGCTACGGCAGCAACGTCTGCATGCCCGGCTCCTGTGACCCCTGCCCCGACTCCTGGCAGGTGGACGACTGCCCAGAGAGCTGCTGCGAGCCCCCCTGCTGCGCCCCCAGCTGCTGCGCCCCAGCCCCCTCCGTGACCCTCGTCTGCACCCCAGGGAGCTGCCAGTCAGCGTGCACCAGCTCCTGCACGCCCCTGTGCTGCCAGCAGTCTAGCTGCCAGCCCTCGTGCTGCTCCTCCAacccctgccagcagcccagctgtgtgaccctctGCTGCAGGCCCCTGAGCTGTGTGTCCGTCTCCTGTGTGCCCGTCTGCTCTGGAagctcctccccctgctgccaACAGTCTAGCTGCCAGTCCTTGTGCTGCTCCTCCAACCCCTGCGAGcagcccagctgtgtgaccctctGCTGCAAGCCCGTGAGCTGTGTGCCCGTCTCCTGTGTGCCCGTCTGCTCTGggggctcctcctcctgctgccagcAGTCTAGCTGCCAGCCCTCGTGCTGCTCCTccccctgccagcagcccagccGTGTGACCCTCTGCTGCAGGCCCCTGAGCTGTGTGCCCGTCTCCTGTGTGCCCGTCTGCTCTGGGagctcctccccctgctgccagccatcctgcagcccctccccctgccagcagcccagccGTGTGACCCTCTGCTGCAAGCCCCTGAGCTGTGTGCCCGTCTGCCCACGCCCCTCgtgctgccagcccagcccctgcccctcgtcCTGCTGCAGACCCTCCTCCTGCGTGTCCCTGCTCTGCCGCCCCGTGTGCAGGCCCGCCTGCTGCGTGCCCGccccctcctgcca GCCCGCCTGCTGCGTGCCCGccccctcctgccagcccagctgctgccgccCGGCCTCCTGCGTGTCCCTGCTCTGCCGCCCCGCCTGCTCCCGCCCCGCCTGCTGCGGCCTCTCCTCGGGACAGTCCTGCTGCTGA
- the LOC100343532 gene encoding keratin-associated protein 10-7-like isoform X1 has product MSVCSSNLSYGSNVCMPGSCDPCPDSWQVDDCPESCCEPPCCAPSCCAPAPSVTLVCTPGSCQSACTSSCTPLCCQQSSCQPSCCSSNPCQQPSCVTLCCRPLSCVSVSCVPVCSGSSSPCCQQSSCQSLCCSSNPCEQPSCVTLCCKPVSCVPVSCVPVCSGGSSSCCQQSSCQPSCCSSPCQQPSRVTLCCRPLSCVPVSCVPVCSGSSSPCCQPSCSPSPCQQPSRVTLCCKPLSCVPVCPRPSCCQPSPCPSSCCRPSSCVSLLCRPVCRPACCVPAPSCQPSCCRPASCVSLLCRPACSRPACCGLSSGQSCC; this is encoded by the coding sequence ATGTCCGTCTGCTCCAGCAACCTGAGCTACGGCAGCAACGTCTGCATGCCCGGCTCCTGTGACCCCTGCCCCGACTCCTGGCAGGTGGACGACTGCCCAGAGAGCTGCTGCGAGCCCCCCTGCTGCGCCCCCAGCTGCTGCGCCCCAGCCCCCTCCGTGACCCTCGTCTGCACCCCAGGGAGCTGCCAGTCAGCGTGCACCAGCTCCTGCACGCCCCTGTGCTGCCAGCAGTCTAGCTGCCAGCCCTCGTGCTGCTCCTCCAacccctgccagcagcccagctgtgtgaccctctGCTGCAGGCCCCTGAGCTGTGTGTCCGTCTCCTGTGTGCCCGTCTGCTCTGGAagctcctccccctgctgccaACAGTCTAGCTGCCAGTCCTTGTGCTGCTCCTCCAACCCCTGCGAGcagcccagctgtgtgaccctctGCTGCAAGCCCGTGAGCTGTGTGCCCGTCTCCTGTGTGCCCGTCTGCTCTGggggctcctcctcctgctgccagcAGTCTAGCTGCCAGCCCTCGTGCTGCTCCTccccctgccagcagcccagccGTGTGACCCTCTGCTGCAGGCCCCTGAGCTGTGTGCCCGTCTCCTGTGTGCCCGTCTGCTCTGGGagctcctccccctgctgccagccatcctgcagcccctccccctgccagcagcccagccGTGTGACCCTCTGCTGCAAGCCCCTGAGCTGTGTGCCCGTCTGCCCACGCCCCTCgtgctgccagcccagcccctgcccctcgtcCTGCTGCAGACCCTCCTCCTGCGTGTCCCTGCTCTGCCGCCCCGTGTGCAGGCCCGCCTGCTGCGTGCCCGccccctcctgccagcccagctgctgccgccCGGCCTCCTGCGTGTCCCTGCTCTGCCGCCCCGCCTGCTCCCGCCCCGCCTGCTGCGGCCTCTCCTCGGGACAGTCCTGCTGCTGA